From Thermoflexus hugenholtzii JAD2:
CGATCACGGTGACCGGATACCCCGCCCCCAGGTCCGACCAGGTGGGCGAGAGCACACCGGTCACATGCAGGCGGGTGTGCTCCGTCCACTCCACCGGGATCACCTCCCCCGCCCGGGTCTTCACCTCCATCCGCCGGGCCGAGACATCAATGCCCTGGATGGTCCCGTGGCGGACCTGGGTGGGCCCGCGGACGATCACCCAGTGCGCCTCCAGGGCGCGGCCTTCCTCGATCCAGCGGCCGTGTACGGTGGCGGAATCCCCCACCCGCACGTCGCTCAGGTCCGCGCGCACGAAGCCGGGGACGCGAAAGCGGGTCCCTTCGGTGATCCGAACCTCCAGATCGCCCCAGCGCTCCGTCTGAAGGGTGAATCCGTTCGCCCGAATGGCCGTAAGGGTCCCGCGGACCGTCGCCGGCCGGGTGGGGGCGGGGGTCGACGTGGGGGTGGGTTCCTGGGCCCAGGCCGCCCCCATGGGGGCCAGCAACACGGCCAGCACTGTCAGCGCCATCAGCCCGATCCATAGCCGACGCATCGCGCACCTCCTTGGCCTTACGGGTTGGGGAGCCCCATTCGCGCTCCCGTCATGAATAACGGGCGAGGAGGGCGTGGGTTATGGGCGCCGAACCCGAAGGCCCGGAAAGGGACCTGCCAGATGTCATAGAGAGAACGTGAGGGAGGGCACTACCCGGAGGGTGTCGGGTTGGAAAAATGGATCATGCGGATCTGAAAACTCTACAAAGCCGGGGGTGGGGATGGAGATCAGTCGGCGGGCGGATTACGCGATGCGGGTGATCCTGGATCTGGCGATGTTGCCGCCGGGGATGCGGGCCCGGGCCCGGGACATCGCGCGGCGGCAGGCCATCCCATACGCCTTTTTGCAGAAGATCATCCGGGATCTGTGCGCGGCGGGGTTTGTGGAGGCCAGCCGGGGGCGTCGAGGAGGGGTCCGCCTGGCGCGTCCGGCCGAGTCCATCACGCTGTTGGAGGTCCTCGAGGCCATGGAAGGCCCCATCCGCCTCAACCGCTGCTCCCGGGAGCCCCATCTCTGCCCGCGCTACAGCTTTTGCGCCATCCATCCGATCTGGGCCCAGGCGCAGGCGTATCTGGAGCGCCTTCTGGGCTCCACCACTTTCGCTCAGGTGGCGGAGCGCGGGCGTCAGATCCGGGCGGCCCAGGCCCGCAATGGGGCCAGCGCTCCGGCGGTGCCGGCGCTCCGGTCGCCGATCCCCACCCCGTGAACAGGAGGTGCGCGATGCAGGAGGCCTTCCAGCCCAAGGCGGCTTTGCTCCTCTTTATCGGCATGATCCTGCTGTTCGCGGCCATGTGGTTCGGCCTTTACCTGACGGTCCTCCTCCCCCGGGGGATGACCGCCTTCTGAGCGCTCCCGGCTCCATCCTGATCCGCGGAGGTGAGGGATGATCCACGATCCCTTTGAACGTGTAGCGGTTTTCGGCGCTGGGCTTTTGATGACCGCTTTCTTCGTCGCCATCGTCGTTGGTGCCTTCGGCCTGGGGATCCGCGTGCCCACTTGCGTGACCGACATCCCCCCCTTCGATCAGCCCGCTGTCCAGGAGGTAGCCCCCGGCCGGTATGTGGTGAACGTCGTCGCCCAGATGTGGGCCTTCAACCCTCGTGAGATCCGCGTCCCCGCCGGCTCCCTCGTGACCTTCAACCTCGTCAGCAAGGACGTGCAGCACGGCTTCCAGATCCTCAACACCAACGTGAACTTGATGGCCGTGCCCGGCGTGGTGAACCGGGCGCAGGTCCGCTTCGACCAGCCCGGCGAGTATCTGATCGTCTGCCACGAGTATTGCGGGACGGGTCACCACGCCATGTTTGCCAAGGTGATCGTCGAGCCACGGACCGCGGAGGGGCCTTCCCTCCCGACGCCTCGGGCGATGGCCTCGGCGCTGGCGTGCTGGGCCCGCTGAAACCATATGTGAAGGGGGTGCGCCATGGGGCTGAAGGCGAAAGACATCATGACCACGGAGGTGGTGACCATCGAGCCCTCCGCTACGGTCGCGGAGGCGGTGGCCCTGATGAAGGAAAAAGGCCTGCGGGCGCTCATCGTGGAGCGGACCAACGAGGAGGACGCCTACGGCATCGTCACGGAGACCGACATCGTCTACAAGGTCGTCGCCCAGGGCCTGAGCCCGCAGTCCGTGCTGGTGCGGGAGATCATGACCAAGCCCTGCATCGTGGTGAACCCCGACCTCTCGGTGGAGAACGTGGCCCGCCTCTTCGCCCGGACCGGGATCCGGCGCGCGCCGGTGATCCGGGAGCGGCTGCTGGGGGTGATCTCCGTCACCGATATCATCCGCAAGGCCCTGTGAGACGGAACCCCTGTCTCCCAAGGAGGTTGAGATGGGAACCCTTGTGATCTCCGAAGGCGAAAAGCGGCTGATCCGCTGGCATCTGTATGTGGCCTACATCGCCCTTGCGGTGGGCATCTTCTTCGGCCTGCTGCAGGTCCTCAGCCGGGCCAAGCTGCTGCCTCCCACGCCTTTGTATGACTACTACCAGGGCCTCACCTTCCATGGGGTGCTGAACGCCTTGGTGTGGACCACCTTCAACATCGTGGCGTTGCTCGCGGTGGCCGTGCGGGCCTCCCTCGGGCGTCCCCTCTACAGCCCGGCCCTGGGGTGGACGGGGTTCGGGCTGATGACGGTGGGGGTCGCCGCCGCCGGCTACGCCATCCTCACCCGCCAGGCCAACGTCCTCTACACGTTCTACCCGCCGCTGATGGCCCATCCGGCCTTCTACCTGGGCGCCACCCTGCTCATTGTGGGCTCCTGGGTCAGCGGGGCGAACCTGATCCTCACCTATGTGGCTTGGCGGCGGGAGAACCCGGGGCAGCGCACGCCGCTGATGACCTTCGGCTCCATCGTGGTCTTCGTCCTCTGGTATATCGCCACCCTGGGGGTGGCCATTGAGGTCCTCTTCCTGCTGCTCCCCTGGTCCCTGGGCCTGGTCAAGCAGACCAACCCCATGCTGGCCCGCACCCTGTTCTGGTATTTCGGGCATCCCCTGGTCTACTTCTGGCTGCTGCCGGCCTACGTGGCCTGGTATACGATGGTCCCCCGGCTGGCGGGGGGCAAGCTGTATAGCGATCCGATGGCGCGCCTGGCCTTCCTGATGTTGCTGATCTTCTCCACCCCGATCGGCTTGCACCATCAATACGCCGATCCCGCTGTCGGGCAGGAATGGAAGCTACTGCATGCCTTCGGCACGTTCATGGTGGCGATCCCCAGCCTGCTGACCGCTTTCAACCTGATGGCCTCCCTGGAGTACGCCGGCCGGCAGCGGGGCGGCCGGGGATGGGTTGACTGGATCTTCCGGCTTCCGTGGGGAGAGCCGGCCTTCGCCGGGGCTACGCTTTCGATGATCGCCTTCATCTTCGGGGGGATCAGCGGCATTGTCAACGCCTCTTATAACGTCAACCTGGTGGTCCACAACACCTCCTGGGTCCCCGGCCACCTGCACCTCACGGTGGGCACAGCGGTGACCCTGACCTTCATGGCCATGGCCACCTGGCTGGTCCCCTACCTCACCGGCCGCGCCCTCTGGAGCCGGAAGGCCGCCCTGGCGAACGTATATCTCTGGTTCGTTGGGGTGATGATCTTCGCCGTGGGGATGATGCGCGGCGGGCTGGAGGGCGAGCCCCGGCGGACCAACCTGGGCTTCTCGCCGTATCTGCTGCCGGAGTGGAGGCCGTTCCTGATCATGGCCGCGGTGGGCGGGACGCTGATGTTCATCGCCGGGGTGCTGTTCCTGCTGAACATGGCGATGACCCTCTGGTTCTCCCGACAGCCCGCGGCGGTGGAAGTGC
This genomic window contains:
- a CDS encoding RrF2 family transcriptional regulator, with translation MEISRRADYAMRVILDLAMLPPGMRARARDIARRQAIPYAFLQKIIRDLCAAGFVEASRGRRGGVRLARPAESITLLEVLEAMEGPIRLNRCSREPHLCPRYSFCAIHPIWAQAQAYLERLLGSTTFAQVAERGRQIRAAQARNGASAPAVPALRSPIPTP
- a CDS encoding cytochrome c oxidase subunit II, whose protein sequence is MIHDPFERVAVFGAGLLMTAFFVAIVVGAFGLGIRVPTCVTDIPPFDQPAVQEVAPGRYVVNVVAQMWAFNPREIRVPAGSLVTFNLVSKDVQHGFQILNTNVNLMAVPGVVNRAQVRFDQPGEYLIVCHEYCGTGHHAMFAKVIVEPRTAEGPSLPTPRAMASALACWAR
- a CDS encoding b(o/a)3-type cytochrome-c oxidase subunit 1; its protein translation is MGTLVISEGEKRLIRWHLYVAYIALAVGIFFGLLQVLSRAKLLPPTPLYDYYQGLTFHGVLNALVWTTFNIVALLAVAVRASLGRPLYSPALGWTGFGLMTVGVAAAGYAILTRQANVLYTFYPPLMAHPAFYLGATLLIVGSWVSGANLILTYVAWRRENPGQRTPLMTFGSIVVFVLWYIATLGVAIEVLFLLLPWSLGLVKQTNPMLARTLFWYFGHPLVYFWLLPAYVAWYTMVPRLAGGKLYSDPMARLAFLMLLIFSTPIGLHHQYADPAVGQEWKLLHAFGTFMVAIPSLLTAFNLMASLEYAGRQRGGRGWVDWIFRLPWGEPAFAGATLSMIAFIFGGISGIVNASYNVNLVVHNTSWVPGHLHLTVGTAVTLTFMAMATWLVPYLTGRALWSRKAALANVYLWFVGVMIFAVGMMRGGLEGEPRRTNLGFSPYLLPEWRPFLIMAAVGGTLMFIAGVLFLLNMAMTLWFSRQPAAVEVPISEALHTAAEAPLAFERWRVWLAVAAVLIVIAYAPVITQVLQVSSFSAYGYLPSSAVPIR
- a CDS encoding DUF5666 domain-containing protein, producing MRRLWIGLMALTVLAVLLAPMGAAWAQEPTPTSTPAPTRPATVRGTLTAIRANGFTLQTERWGDLEVRITEGTRFRVPGFVRADLSDVRVGDSATVHGRWIEEGRALEAHWVIVRGPTQVRHGTIQGIDVSARRMEVKTRAGEVIPVEWTEHTRLHVTGVLSPTWSDLGAGYPVTVIGHFVQGTFLAGRVVSHRPRHLFQGTLQGIEGTTLIIQTRSGETVSVRTDEHTRIRIPGRPHATLGDLQVGDAITVWVVGQPDGSWLARLVVARSPRAPKPTQGPEKGPGKGPAPTRRP